The window gggccttagtgcgctttaggggaaaaagaggagaagccacgagggctggccgcgcgccctccgtgggcctagtccgaattggactaggggaggggctgcgccccctctttccttctccttcccgtctccttccttccccctcctagtgggactaggaaagggggagtcctactcccactaggaggaggactcctcctcctggcgcgtcctagagggccggccggcctccccccttgctcctttatatacgggggcaggggggcaccccaagacacacaagttgatctgttgatctattccagccgtgtgcggtgcccccctccaccatattccacctcggtcatatcgtagcggtgcttaggcgaagccctgcgtcggtagcagcatcatcaccgtcatcacgccgtcgtgctgacggaactctctcgtgaagctctgctggatcggagttcgcgggacgtcatcgagctgaacgtgtgctgaactcggaggtgccgtacgttcggtacttggatcggtcggatcgtgaagacgtacgactacatcaaccgtgttgtgctaacgcttccgctttcggtctacgagggtacgtggacacactctcccctctcgttgctatgcatcaccatgatcctctgtgtgcgtaggaatttttttgaaattactacgttccccaacaatagcTTCATATGTCTACAACCAGAGAGCCGCATTGCCTTGAAAATGCATAGTAGCAAAGTCAACCCACGGATTTGCCTGGACAGAGTACATCTTGAAGTATTTCTCGCATTGTTGTTTCCATCACTTTGGATTATCACCATCAAATTCGGGAAAATCAGATCGAGGAATGCAAGGACTGAATCTCGAATGGGAACACTTTGCTGCTGAATTGGGCGACACTCCGTGCTCATCAAGTTCATCGGAGAATTCCTCATATGTTTGGAAGTGATTGCTGGAATGCTCACCCTGTCCTTGGACTGATCGGATGTTGCGCTGTGCCCGTATCTCGGCGCCTGCCGAATTCCCCTCATGACGCGGCACTTCCACCCTCAACCCCCCTGCGCGCTGCTATGGTTGCGGCAGAGTAGATGGTGTGGTCTGCGCCAGTTCCAGGGACGAGACGCGCTTGAGGACTCCAGTGAGGGAGCGCTTCATCTCGTCCACCGCTGCATCCAGCCCATTGTTGGCGATGAGGAGCCGACCCAGCGTTGTCTGTGTACGGTCGAGCGACGCGGTGGTGGTCTGTGCGAGCGCATCGAACGCCTTCGCCGAGGACGACGCATAGCTGTCGACGGTGGTGCACAATTCCTCGATCCCCTTGGCGTTGTGCGCCCCTGCCTCCGAAACGGCCTTGTTCTGTGCGATGGTCGCCTGAATCAACTGCTGCATCTCCGCGAGCGTCATCTCTGCTGCCGCCATGCGTGCAGAGAGCGTCGGCTTGTCGGATTTCTTGGCAGTGGTTACCGCCGGTCGTCCCAACCCAACTCAGGTACACCGAAGTGTTTTGCGCGTAATTCCCAGAGGATTCGCACCTTTCGTCAGGAATTAGGGGTCAATCGGCAGATCAGATCACCGGAAAAAAAATTGCGCGGATCTGACGAGGCTCTAGATACCAAATGCTACGATACAGATAGCATTCCCTGCCATGGCGAGGGTGTGGTTCATAGATCTCAAGGTTTTTTTGAGAGAAACATCGGCTTTATTGATCACTTAACAAAGTTACAAAGAGTCTCCCGGATACAAATCGGAACAGAATGAAAAATCACAAAGCTAGACAAATTCTTACAAGATTTAGCTAACAATTGAGCCGCTACATTAGCTTGCCGATGAACATGCTTGAACACCACAGAAACAAAGCTTTGAGAAGCAAACTTGATGTCTTCAACAACAGTACCAATGCTAGAGCGATCGCAAGATTTAGAATTCATCCTTTGCACCAGCGAAAGGCAATCCGAAGCAAAGATAACATCAGAATAGCCTTCATCACTAGCTAATTGCACAGCTCTACGTAAGGCCAAAGCCTCCGCAAGTTCAGGATCAAGTGCACCACGAAGAGGTTCAGAAACAACAGCAGTACAACACCCATCATGGTTCAACACTACCACACCAGCTCCAGACTTGTTCAGGTCAGAGAAAACAGCAGCATCCGAATGAATCAAAACCTTACCTGTCGGCGGCGGAGTCCAGAGAGGATTGGGTGAAGTCGACTCACACCTCTTGACAGATTCAGAGTTGAAAAGATGCTTCAAGATCAAGTCTGAATACGCTCGGATCTTTTCCACTGTAGTACGAATCGTTGGTGCTTCAGGAGAGTGTCGAGCATCATTTCGAGCTTCCCACAAATGCCACATAGTAACAGCCAGCACCATAGCATCGCGATCTGAAGACCTTGATAGAAAATCAAAGAGCCACATATTGGTGTCTCTAAATTCAGAACGCCGTAACACCATTCCAGTCCAGTTTTTTATTTCATCCCACACTGCTCTTGTACGCACACAGAAAAGCATGGCGTGCTCCACTGTTTCGAGCCGGCCGCAGAAGCAGCAAGACTCAGTGTCCGACACATGACGTCGTTGTAATTGAGCCCCCGAGGGAAGGCAATCATGGGCGAAACGCCAGAGCACCACCTTCATCTTGTTTGGGGCTTTGACAACCCAAATTGACTTCCAACACTTTTCTTCATTCGCCAAATTTGAGGGGAGACCATGCCCAGCCTTGCTGTGGTCGATCAGAAACTGCTCCGATCGAGCCATGTTGTATGCCGAGCGAACGGAAAAATCCCCAGATTTTGTAAACGCCCAACTAGCAAAATATCCACCTCCCCATCTACTAATAGGAATCCGCAGAATATTTTCAGCAACATCGTTCCTGAAAAAAGCTCTGACTGACTCTTCATTCCAAGAACCAACCTCCTCATCAATTAGACACTTGACCTTGGCAAGGTTTCGAGGAGAATTACAGAGAGAGGAAGGCTTGGAGAAGAAGAAGCTCAGGGGATAAGATCTCGATTTGCTACAATCATTTCGTACCTCACACCTACATACGCAACGTCTATATATCTGAGCACGATGCGCCGGTCCCTCGGCCCACGGACTGAGGCCCAAGTTACAAGTCGTTGCAGTACGGGTCAGCGTTAAGCAATTCGACTCATAAAAGAACAACTCGAAAACAACACAAAATGGGGAAAGCTGCGGTATGGGGTAAAATGTGGCAAGAATTTCTTGAAAAATGAATAATATCTGTCACAAATATCAATCTCGGGGTAAAAAATAAATAGAATTTACTCTAAAAATAAAGAGCCCATTTCACGATTGGTGGATCATGATGCCCAAGTTGGCTAGATCGCGCTTCTTCTCCTTGACTTCTATGAAGTTGAGTATCAAGCTGCAAATGAATGCCAAGATCGTCCATCTACAAAGTCAAACTGATCACCGGGAGAAGAATCCCCACGTGATTCAGGCCCGGGCTGATCGTCCGGCGATCGCAGGTGCACGGGCGAGAGATGGCTCCTCCCGCAGATCCGGATCTTGTTTCGTTCTGTACTCGAGTCGATCGTGCGACGCCGTGCTTGGCCCTTGGCGCCCACGTGTCCGTCCGTTCGCCCGCGCGCCCTTATCCTCCACCCGCCCTGCCGCTGCCCCCCACTCACCGAACTCAGCTCGCGCCAAATCAGCTTCCGTCACTGAGCAGCAGCAGCGTGACTGAGCTCGTGCGTGCGCGCGTGCAGCATGGCGCTTCTTGCAAGTGCGCCGCTCCTGCTCGCGGCCCTCGCCGGCGCCGTCGCCCTCCTGCTGCCGGGCGCCGCCGAGGCCCGCGTCCTGCTCTCGCTCGACGACTTCGGCGCCGTCGGGGACGGCATTGCCAACGACACCCAGGTGCGCGACGCCGCGAGTGCCATCGATCTCGGGCGGCACGGCGGCATTCCGTTGACTCTCCCCTTGTTTTCTCCAGGCATTCGTCGACGCGTGGGAGGCGGCGTGCGCCACCGGCGGCAACACCTACCTCAACGTCCCCGCCGGCAAGTCCTACCAGATCTGGCCCGTCACGCTCGCCGGCCCCTGCCGCGGCGAGATCAAGCTCATGGTATTCATTCCCCCTTCTTCTCCCTCCGCCACGTCACAGTCACAGTCACAGTACACTCTAGCTAATTCGTGCCTCGCAGATTTCCGGGAACATCATCGCGCCGGAGAGCCCGGAGGAGTGGGAGGACGGCGACCAAGGCAGGTGGCTCCACTTCACCGGCGTGGGGGACCTGTCTCTCAGCGGCGGCGGCATCGTCGACGGCCGGGGCCATCAATGGTGGGCGGGGGCCTGCGAGGACGAGAACTGCACCTCGTACCGCCAGCACGAGGTCGCCCCCATGGCGCTCCACTTCGAGGACTGCCAGGACGTGAGCGTCAAGGGCCTCACGCTGCAGAACAGCCAGCGGCAGCACCTGGTCTTCACCCGCTGCTACAACGTCGAGGCCAACTACCTCCGGGTCACCTCGCCGGAGTACAGCCCCGGCACCGCCGGCGTCCTCGTCGTCAGCTCCACCAACGTCCACATCAAGGATGACCTCTTCTCCGTAGGTACGCTGCACTGGTTCTGAATCTGAACTGAAATTTTCTCTGGCAGGCGAATTCTGCTGGTGTTTATATTTTGTGTGTCATTTTCAGGTGGCGACTGCGTGTCGATTGTGGGCAATTGCTCCGATGTCCGGCTGAGAGCCATCTCCTGCGGGCCTGGCCTCGGCATCAGGTAATGTGTCGTCTCTTTGCAAATACTAGAATTTTCATCAAATCTTAAGCTGAatgtgtcatcttcttcttcctcatcgtCAGCATTGGAGGCTTGGGCGAGAACCAGAGTAATCACAAGATAGAGAAGATCAAGACGGACACCATGTTCATCTCCAACACCAAGAACGGCGTACGCGTCAAGACCTACGAGGTACTACAAAGCACAAACCAATAGCCAAAATTCTCATCTGAACCAAGAATGGCCGTGTGACATGGTAACATTTTTCTGTGATGTTCTTGTTCATCCTTCAGGACGGCTGCGGCTTCGCGCGCAAGGTGAAGTTCGCGCAGATCATGATGAGGAACGTGGCCAACCCCATCGTCATCGACCAGCACTACTCCGCTGCCAACCGGGGAACTCAATGCGGCACGCCGGTACGACTGAGCTCGCCGGCCGTCTTGTCTGAATCCGATGGTGCATTTCACTGCCTAGCAGCAGAACGCCGTGCGTGTCTCTGAACTTGTTTGTAACTCTGTCGTGGTACAGAACGGGAGCGCGGTGGCGGTGGAGAACATCAACTACATCGACATCACCGGCACGTCGGCGACGGAGCGGGCGGTGACGTTCGCGTGCAGCGACGCCATGCCGTGCAGGCGCCTGTATCTGGACGGGGTGAACCTGACGACGGCCGGCGGGGGCAGCACGTCCGCGTTCTGCCACCAGGCGTTCGGGAAGCACGTCGGGGACGTCCTCCCGGAGTCGTGCCTCGGCAAGGAGGACTTCGTCCAGCTGCAGGCGGCCCCGACCACCGGAGACGCTCAAGACGGAGAAGATGCTGCTGATTGGTGAAACTGTTCCCAGAATTTGATATTGTAGCGCGAGCTTGTATGCGGTGTGTGTGGATTCATGAAATAAAAcatttttttgtttgagataGATATAAATGAACATGCCTTCAAAGTCAAGCATAATTTCCAAGACAAGACAAAAATATGATAATATCCATGAGTTGTCCATTTGTCCAACCAAAGGTAACAACACAACAGTATACTTCCCCGGTCGGCGAATAAATATACATCTAGCTTTTGTCTTTAGAGTTTTAGAACTTTGATCAACTTTATAGGAAAAACGAGCAGCATTTATGACGTTAGATTAGTATCACTAGATTCGTTTTGAAATGTAGTTTCATAATATACCAATTTGTTGTCATATAGAAGAAAGGAGTACTAATTTAGTCAAATTTTCAAACTTTAACTTAAAACAAAAAGTAAAAGTACACTTATTCGTGGACATAGAGAGTAGTATCATAGATTCGGTAAATTTGACAATTTTAACTGTGGATAAAATCATTTCACAAAATGAACTGCCTCTAAAAAATTCACTTAGATGATAGATTCACTGAAGAACTCAACAGCACCTCAACCACGTCGCGGAAAGTGACACGGAGTCAGCAGCGAGGGAAACAGCCAGCGCGAAATAAAGTCAATCCCCACCAGCCGGACAGCGATCAGCAGAGGTTAGAGTCACCAAAGCCACACACCAGATTCAGATTTGGGAGCAAATATTTCTCAGGAAAGAAGAAGAATTCAGAGCTGCAGATGCAGACGAGATCTGCTTGAAGGAGGAAGACCAGATCGAGAAGAGATTGAGCAGCAGCAGCAAGAACCAAGATGATGATGTCGCCGAAGCAGCTGCTGACCACCATCCTCATCGTCTTCTCCACGCTCTCCTTCATCAAGCTGCTCCTCCTCACCCACTCCGCATCGTCGTCGCCCGCGCGCCCCGGCCGGTCGGCCTGGGACGCCGCCGGCTCCGGCAACGGCACCGCGGCCACGGACGGCCTCAACGCCAAGGAGTTCGCGCTGCTCCGCTCCGTCGTCGCCGCGCGCGCGCCGTGCGGGCTGCTCGTGTTCGGCCTCTCGCCGCAGCTCCTCGCGCTCGCGGCCGTCAACTCCGGGCAGGGCGCCGCCACCGCCTTCGTCACCGACAGCGCGGAGGACGCGGACAGCGCGCGGCGCGTGCTCGCGGGGCGCGGCTCGGCGGCCGTCCACCGGGCCAGCTACCCCGACCCGGCCGGGGAGGCGTGGGCACTGctgcggcgcgcgcgggcgagccCCGTGTGCGGGCGCCCCACGGGGACGGTGCGCAAGTCCGGCTGCCGGCTGGCGCTGACCTCGCTGCCGCGGGAGGTGCTCGACGCGCGGTGGGACGTGGTCGTCGTCGACGGGCCGAGCGGGGCCGGGCCCGGGGAGCCGGGGCGGATGGGCGCCATATACACCGCGGCCGCGCTAgcgcgcgcggcggcgggcggcgcggtggACGTGGCGGTGCACGACATGAACCGGACGGTGGAGCGGTGGTACGCCAGGGAGTACCTCTGCGAGGACAACCTCGTCGCCGCCAAGGGGCGCCTCTGGCACTTCCGTGTCGCCGCCGGCGGGCCGCCGGATGCGTTCTGCTCGAGTGCTCCGG is drawn from Aegilops tauschii subsp. strangulata cultivar AL8/78 chromosome 1, Aet v6.0, whole genome shotgun sequence and contains these coding sequences:
- the LOC109745359 gene encoding probable polygalacturonase At1g80170, yielding MALLASAPLLLAALAGAVALLLPGAAEARVLLSLDDFGAVGDGIANDTQAFVDAWEAACATGGNTYLNVPAGKSYQIWPVTLAGPCRGEIKLMISGNIIAPESPEEWEDGDQGRWLHFTGVGDLSLSGGGIVDGRGHQWWAGACEDENCTSYRQHEVAPMALHFEDCQDVSVKGLTLQNSQRQHLVFTRCYNVEANYLRVTSPEYSPGTAGVLVVSSTNVHIKDDLFSVGGDCVSIVGNCSDVRLRAISCGPGLGISIGGLGENQSNHKIEKIKTDTMFISNTKNGVRVKTYEDGCGFARKVKFAQIMMRNVANPIVIDQHYSAANRGTQCGTPNGSAVAVENINYIDITGTSATERAVTFACSDAMPCRRLYLDGVNLTTAGGGSTSAFCHQAFGKHVGDVLPESCLGKEDFVQLQAAPTTGDAQDGEDAADW
- the LOC109745360 gene encoding arabinogalactan O-methyltransferase 2, whose protein sequence is MMMSPKQLLTTILIVFSTLSFIKLLLLTHSASSSPARPGRSAWDAAGSGNGTAATDGLNAKEFALLRSVVAARAPCGLLVFGLSPQLLALAAVNSGQGAATAFVTDSAEDADSARRVLAGRGSAAVHRASYPDPAGEAWALLRRARASPVCGRPTGTVRKSGCRLALTSLPREVLDARWDVVVVDGPSGAGPGEPGRMGAIYTAAALARAAAGGAVDVAVHDMNRTVERWYAREYLCEDNLVAAKGRLWHFRVAAGGPPDAFCSSAPVQIL